From Candidatus Nanohalococcus occultus:
ACTGTTCTTGGAGCGGGAGATACTTTCCGTGCGGCCTCGATCGAGCAGCTTAAAGAACACGGAGACGCACTGGGAAAGAAGGTAATCGCCCACGAATACGAATCGGATCCGGCAGCGGTAGGCTATGATACCGTCGAACACGCTAACAACAACGACAAAGTCGCGTTGGTTGATACGGCAGGGCGCTCACACTCTGATCAGAACCTGATGGATGAGCTGAAAAAGATGGTTGATGTCAACGAACCGGATATTACGTTCCTTGTGATAGATGCCTTGGCAGGCAACGATATCGTCGAGCAGGCAGATGCCTACGAAGGAATGTTCGATGCGATCATCGTCACCAAGATGGATGTTGATGATGCCGGTGGAGCAATTATCTCGATCAGCCAGAAATCCGGTAAACCGGTCGCGTTTCTCGGCAACGGCCAGGGTTACGATGATATCGAGGATTTTGACAAGGAAAAGTTTGTCGAACAGATCCTCGAATAAACGTATCTTTTTCTCTTCTTTACTCTCTTACTGAATTAAATAGAAGTTAAAGTGGAACTTTATTTGTTTCTGGACGATTTAGCGGCTTAGAGCCTGCTGTCGCTCCAGCCGTTCGTCCATTGAATCTTCAAGCTTCCGT
This genomic window contains:
- a CDS encoding signal recognition particle receptor subunit alpha, with translation MLGRFKDTVKDLSDNVKSAVAKKELDEDTLDPLLEQMRLKLLQSNVSMEAAEQIEAQIRESLLGEEVKRTAVEETVNQAVKDALLEILDDGYDFYSELETVEKPPVVFLIGFNGSGKTTTAAKLAKQLDDRGMDTVLGAGDTFRAASIEQLKEHGDALGKKVIAHEYESDPAAVGYDTVEHANNNDKVALVDTAGRSHSDQNLMDELKKMVDVNEPDITFLVIDALAGNDIVEQADAYEGMFDAIIVTKMDVDDAGGAIISISQKSGKPVAFLGNGQGYDDIEDFDKEKFVEQILE